Proteins encoded together in one Impatiens glandulifera chromosome 1, dImpGla2.1, whole genome shotgun sequence window:
- the LOC124920598 gene encoding probable fatty acyl-CoA reductase 4 produces MTNQWGADELKSFIAEKIVAVPGDIRSLDFGIKGDDSNIMLQNMLTDINVIVHSAATLQFDGRYDDAINTNLKGTMNVLSFAQKCTNLKLLLHVSTAYVCGEREGYISEKPFNMGESLNEVDGLNIETEIKMMEEQLSELKANKATENEVKLAMKDMGMQRAKKYGWPNTYVFTKAMTEMWLGHWKGDIPLVIMRPTIVTCTLKDPFPGWMQGFGSINGFIIAYGKGIMKYLSFDPQANMDMIPGDMVVNAIICAIIVNMKQLNLGDTIIYHISSSLRNRINYGRFVSLNFKYFTMNPWFDKNGKMIKVAHELQSFHTFAAFHTYMKFYYLMPLKVLQLVNKVTRLSIIETTFANLNKGVNFVIRLAHVYQPYTYFKSIFEDNNTEKLREEVRRIYEIDESMFDFHPGSIDWEDYLMNTQFPATVKKLF; encoded by the exons ATGACTAAT CAATGGGGAGCAGATGAACTTAAATCTTTCATTGCTGAAAAAATAGTTGCAGTTCCTGGGGACATAAGATCCTTAGATTTCGGGATTAAGGGCGATGACTCAAATATTATGCTTCAAAACATGCTTACAGATATTAACGTTATTGTTCATTCTGCCGCCACTCTCCAATTTGATGGAAG ATATGATGATGCAATAAACACAAACCTGAAGGGAACTATGAACGTCTTGAGCTTTGCCCAAAAATGCACAAACCTAAAATTGCTTCTCCATGTTTCCACTG CTTACGTATGTGGAGAAAGGGAGGGATACATATCAGAGAAACCGTTTAATATGGGTGAAAGCCTCAATGAAGTTGATGGATTAAACATCGAGACCGAGATTAAAATGATGGAAGAACAGTTGAGTGAACTTAAGGCTAATAAAGCCACTGAAAATGAAGTTAAGTTGGCTATGAAAGACATGGGCATGCAAAG GGCAAAAAAGTATGGCTGGCCAAATACATATGTTTTTACAAAAGCTATGACTGAAATGTGGTTAGGACATTGGAAAGGAGATATTCCTTTGGTTATCATGCGCCCAACTATAGTAACTTGCACCTTAAAAGACCCTTTTCCTGGTTGGATGCAAGGCTTCGG ATCAATCAATGGATTCATTATAGCTTATGGCAAAGGAATAATGAAATACCTCTCATTTGATCCACAAGCAAATATGGATATG ATACCAGGGGATATGGTTGTAAATGCAATTATTTGTGCAATTATAGTGAATATGAAACAATTAAATCTTGGTGATACAATAATCTATCACATCAGCTCTTCTTTGAGAAACCGAATCAACTATGGTCGTTTTGTAAGTCTTAACTTCAAATATTTCACCATGAATCCTTGGTTTGACAAAAATGGTAAGATGATTAAGGTTGCTCATGAACTTCAATCATTTCACACATTTGCGGCCTTTCATACATACATGAAATTCTATTACTTGATGCCATTGAAG GTTTTGCAGTTGGTGAACAAAGTAACACGCCTATCAATAATAGAAACCACATTCGCCAACCTTAATAAAGGTGTCAATTTTGTGATACGGCTAGCTCATGTATACCAACCTTACACGTATTTCAAGTCAAT TTTTGAAGACAACAACACCGAAAAGTTACGAGAGGAGGTGAGAAGAATCTACGAGATAGATGAAAGTATGTTTGATTTTCATCCGGGGTCGATTGATTGGGAGGATTATTTGATGAATACACAGTTTCCGGCCACAGTGAAAAagttattctaa